The genomic region ATGGAATCTGTCTTGCAAAAATATACTGTACACAATCATCAAATGTAATAGCCTGCCTATGAAATGATGTTTTAGTACATTGTTAATGCCTTCATCTGCCAGTTGTTTTGATAAGCCGTAAGCATGCTGCATTCTTAATTAGCCACTCCTGTGGATAGAGATGTCACAGAAGCTTCACATCCCTGAGTGCGTCAACTTGTATGCTGACTATGTGGTGTCCCGGCACCATGGCAAGTCCAAGGATCCTCGGCTCCTCCTTCTTCCCTCCCTCACCTGTCAACAATGGAACAACCGGTAATCAATGCCTTCCTCACCTGTCAACAATTGAACAACTGACAATCAATACCTCCCTTACCTTTCAACTATAGAACAACTGACAATCAATACCTCCCTCACCTTTCAACAatggaacaactgacaatcaatACCTTCCTCACCTGTCAACTTTGGAACAACTGTCAATCAATACCTACCTCACCTGAGAACAatggaacaactgacaatcaatACCTTCCTCACCTGTCAACTATGGAACAACTGACAATAAATAACTTTCTCACCTGTCAACTATGGAACAACCAACAATTAATACATTCCTCGCCTGTCAACTATGGAACAAATGACAATCAATACCTTCCTCACCTGTCAACTATGGACAGCTGACAATTAATACCTACCTCACCTTTGAACAATGCCTTATGATACAACTGACACTCAATACCTCCCTCACCTGTCAACTATGGAACAACCAACAATAAATACCTTCCTAACCTGTCAACTATGGACAGCTGACAATTAATACCTACCTCACCTTTGAACAatggaacaactgacaatcaatACCTTCCTTACCTGTCAACTATGGAACAACTGACAATAAATAACTTTCTCACCTGTCAACTATGGAACAACCGACATTCAATGCCTTCCTCCCCTGTCAACAatggaacaactgacaatcaatACCTTTCTCGCCTGTCAACTATGGAACAACTGATCATCAATACCTTCCTCACCTGTCAACTATGGAACAACCGACAATCAATACCTACCTCACCTTTGAACAatggaacaactgacaatcaatacctccctcacctgtcaactatggaacaactgacaatcaatACATTCCTCACCTGTCAACTATGGACAGCTGGCAATCAATACCTTCCTCACCTGTCAACTATGGAACTACTGACAATCGATACCTTCCTAACCTGTCAACTATGGAACAACTGACAAGTGATACCTTCCTCACCTGTCAACTATGGAACAACTGTCAAGCAATACATTCCTCACCTGTCAACTATGGAACAACTGACAATTAATACCTTCCTCACCTGTCAACTatggaacaactgacaatcaatACCTTCCTCACCTGTCAACTATGGAACAACTGACAATGTATACCTTTCTCACCTGTCAACTatggaacaactgacaatcaataccttcctcacctgtcaactatggaacaactgacaatcaataccttcctcacctgtcaactatggaacaactgacaatcaatGCCCTCCTCACCTGTGAACAatggaacaactgacaatcaataccttcctcacctgtcatttatgaaataattaatattcaattaCTTTCTCACCTGTCATTTatggaacaactgacaatcaatACCTTCCTCACCTGTCAACTATGGACAGCTGACAATTAATACCTACCTCACCTTTGAACAATGGAACAACTGAAAATCAATACCTCCCTCACCTCTCAACTATGGAACAACCGACAATCAATACCTTCCCCGCCTGTCAACTATGGACAGCTGACAATTAATACCTACCTCACCTTTGAACAatggaacaactgacaatcaatGCCTTCCTCGCCTGTCAATAatggaacaactgacaatcaatACCTTCCTCGCCTGTCAACTATGGACCAACTGACAATCAATACCTTCCTCACCTGTCAATTATGGAACAACGGACAATCAATACCTACCTCACCTTTGAACAatggaacaactgacaatcaatacctccctcacctgtcaactatggaacaactgacaatcaatACCTTCCTCACCTGTCAACTATGGAACATCTGACAATAAATAACTTTCTCACCTGTCAACTATGAAACAACTGACAATTAATACCTTCCTCGCCTGTCAACTATGGAACAACTGACAATCCATACCTTCCTCATCTGTCAACTATGGACAGCTGACAATAAATACCTACCTCACCTTTGAACAatggaacaactgacaatcaatACCTCCCTCACCTGTCAACTATGGACAGCTGACAATTAATACCTACCTCACCTTTGAACAAAggaacaactgacaatcaatGCCTTCATCACCTGTCAACTATGGAACAACTGACAATAAATAACTTTCTCACCTGTCAACTATGGAACAACCAACAATCAATACCTACCTCACCTTTGAACAATGGAACAGCTGACAATACCTCCCTCACCTGTCAACTatggaacaactgacaatcaatACCTTCCTCACCTGTCGACTATGGAACAACTGACAATAAATAACTTTCTCACCTGTCAACTATGGAACAACCGACATTCAATGCCTTCCTCCCCTGTCAACAatggaacaactgacaatcaatACCTTTCTCGCCTGTAAACTatggaacaactgacaatcaatACCTTCCTCACCTGTCAACTATGGAACAACCGACAATCAATACCTACCTCACCTTTGAACAatggaacaactgacaatcaatacctccctcacctgtcaactatggaacaactgacaatcaataccttcctcacctgtcaactatggacagctgacaatcaataccttcctcacctgtcaactatggaacaactgacaatcaatACATTCCTAACCTGTCAATTATGGAACAACTGACAATTGATACCTTCCTCACCTGTCAACTATAGAACAACTGTCAAGCAATACCTTCCTCACCTGTCAACTATGGTACAACTGACAATTAATACCTTCCTCACCTGTCAACTatggaacaactgacaatcaatACCTTCCTCACCTGTCAACTATGCAACAACTGACAATGTATACCTTTCTTACCTGTCAACTAAggaacaactgacaatcaatACCTTCCTCACCTGTCAAATATGGAGCAACTGACAATCAATACCTTCCTCACCTGTCAACTatggaacaactgacaatcaatGCCTTCCTCACCTGTGAACAATGGAACAACAGACAATCAATACCTTCCTCACCTGTCATTtatgaaataattaatattcaattaCTTTCTCACCTGTTATTTatggaacaactgacaatcaatACCTTCCTCACCTGTCAACTATGGACAGCTGACAATTAATACCTACCTCACTTTTGAACAATGGAACAACTGAAAATCAATACCTCCCTCACCTCTCAACTATGGAACAACCGACAATCAATACCTTCCCCGCCTGTCAACTATGGACAGCTGACAATTAATACCTACCTCACCTTTGAACAatggaacaactgacaatcaatGCCTTCCTCGCCTGTCAACAatggaacaactgacaatcaatACCTTGCTCGCCTGTCAACTatggaacaactgacaatcaatACCTTCCTCTCCTGTCAACTATGGAACAACGGACAATCAATACCTACCTCACCTTTGAACAatggaacaactgacaatcaatACCTCCCTCACCTGTCAATTATGGAACAACGGACAATCAATACCTACCTCACCTTTGAACAatggaacaactgacaatcaatacctccctcacctgtcaactatggaacaactgacaatcaatACCTTCCTCACCTGTCAATTATGGAACAACGGACAATCAATACCTACCTCACCTTTGAACAatggaacaactgacaatcaatacctccctcacctgtcaactatggaacaactgacaatcaatACCTTCCTCACCTGTCAACTATGGAACATCTGACAATAAATAACTTTCTCACCTGTCAACTATGAAACAACTGACAATTAATACCTTCCTCGCCTGTCAACTATGGAACAACTGACAATCCATACCTTCCTCATCTGTCAACTATGGACAGCTGACAATAAATACCTACCTCACCTTTGAACAatggaacaactgacaatcaatACCTCCCTCACCTGTCAACTATGGACAGCTGACAATTAATACCTACCTCACCTTTGAACAAAggaacaactgacaatcaatGCCTTCATCACCTGTCAACTATGGAACAACTGACAATAAATAACTTTCTCACCTGTCAACTATGGAACAACCAACAATCAATACCTACCTCACCTTTGAACAATGGAACAGCTGACAATACCTCCCTCACCTGTCAACTatggaacaactgacaatcaatACCTTCCTCACCTGTCGACTATGGAACAACTGACAATAAATAACTTTCTCACCTGTCAACTATGGAACAACCGACATTCAATGCCTTCCTCCCCTGTCAACAatggaacaactgacaatcaatACCTTTCTCGCCTGTAAACTatggaacaactgacaatcaatACCTTCCTCACCTGTCAACTATGGAACAACCGACAATCAATACCTACCTCACCTTTGAACAatggaacaactgacaatcaatacctccctcacctgtcaactatggaacaactgacaatcaataccttcctcacctgtcaactatggacagctgacaatcaataccttcctcacctgtcaactatggaacaactgacaatcaatACATTCCTAACCTGTCAATTATGGAACAACTGACAATTGATACCTTCCTCACCTGTCAACTATAGAACAACTGTCAAGCAATACCTTCCTCACCTGTCAACTATGGTACAACTGACAATTAATACCTTCCTCACCTGTCAACTatggaacaactgacaatcaatACCTTCCTCACCTGTCAACTATGCAACAACTGACAATGTATACCTTTCTTACCTGTCAACTAAggaacaactgacaatcaatACCTTCCTCACCTGTCAAATATGGAGCAACTGACAATCAATACCTTCCTCACCTGTCAACTatggaacaactgacaatcaatGCCTTCCTCACCTGTGAACAATGGAACAACAGACAATCAATACCTTCCTCACCTGTCATTtatgaaataattaatattcaattaCTTTCTCACCTGTTATTTatggaacaactgacaatcaatACCTTCCTCACCTGTCAACTATGGACAGCTGACAATTAATACCTACCTCACTTTTGAACAATGGAACAACTGAAAATCAATACCTCCCTCACCTCTCAACTATGGAACAACCGACAATCAATACCTTCCCCGCCTGTCAACTATGGACAGCTGACAATTAATACCTACCTCACCTTTGAACAatggaacaactgacaatcaatGCCTTCCTCGCCTGTCAACAatggaacaactgacaatcaatACCTTGCTCGCCTGTCAACTatggaacaactgacaatcaatACCTTCCTCTCCTGTCAACTATGGAACAACGGACAATCAATACCTACCTCACCTTTGAACAatggaacaactgacaatcaatacctccctcacctgtcaactatggaacaactgacaatcaatACCTTCCTCACCTGTCAACTATGGAACAACTGACAATAAATAACTTTCTCATCTGTCAACTATGAAACAACCGACAATTAATACCTTCCTCGCCTGTCAACTtggaacaactgacaatcaaAACCTTCCTCATCTGTCAACTATGGACAGCTGACAATTAATACCTATCTCACCTTTGAACAatggaacaactgacaatcaatACCTCCCTCACCTGTCAACTATGGACAGCTGACAATTAATACCTACCTCACCTGTGAACAATGGAACAACTGACAACCATTACCTTCCTCACCTGTCAACTATGGAACAACTGACAATAAATAACTTTCTCACCTGTCAACTATGGAACAACCAACAATCAATACCTACCTCACCTTTGAACAATGGAACAACTGACAATACCTCCCTCACCTGTCAACTatggaacaactgacaatcaatACCTTCCTCACCTGTCAACTATGGAACAACTGACAATAAATAACTTTCTCACCTGTCAACTATGGAACAACCAACATTCAATGCCTTCCTCCCCTGTCAACAatggaacaactgacaatcaatACCTTTCTCGCCTGTCAACTatggaacaactgacaatcaatACCTTCCTCACCTGTCAACTATGGAACAACCAACAATCAGTACCTACCTCACCTTTGAACAatggaacaactgacaatcaatacctccctcacctgtcaactatggaacaactgacaatcaatACCTTCCTCCCCTGTCAACTATGGACAGCTGACAATCAATACCTTCCTCACCTGTCAACTatggaacaactgacaatcaatACCTTCCTAACCTGTCAACTATGGAACAACTGACAATTGATACCTTCCTCACCAGTCAACTATGGAACAACTGTCAAGCAATACCTTCCTCACCTGTCAACTATGGAACAACTGACAATTAATACCTTCCTCACCTGTCAACTatggaacaactgacaatcaatACCTTCCTCACCTGTCAACTATGGACAGCTGACAATTAATACCTACCTCACCTGTGAACAatggaacaactgacaatcaatACCTTCCTCACCTGTCAACTATGGAACAACTGACAATAAATAACTTTCTCACCTGTCAACTATGGAACAACCAACAATCAATACCTACCTCACCTTTGAACAATGGAACAACTGACAATACCTCCCTCACCTGTCAACTatggaacaactgacaatcaataccttcctcacctgtcaactatggacagctgacaatcaataccttactcacctgtcaactatggaacaactgacaatcaatACCTTCCTCACCTGTCAACTATGGAACAACCGACAATCAATACCTCCCTCACCTGTAAACAatggaacaactgacaatcaatACCTTCCTCACCTGTCATTCATGCAATAACTAATTTCTCACCTGTGATTTatggaacaactgacaatcaCTGCATCCCTTACCTGAGAACAatggaacaactgacaatcaCTTCCTTACTCACCTGTCATCTATGGAACAACCAACAATCAATACCTTCCTCACCTGTTAACAATTAAACAACTGACAATCAATCCCTTACTCAGCTGTCACTAATGGAACAACGGACAATCAATACCTCACTCACCTGTCAACTACGGAACAACCTACAAACAATACCTTCATCACCTGTCAACAAAggaacaactgacaatcaatACCTTCCTCAACTGTCAACAatggaacaactgacaatcaatTCCTCCCTCACCTGTCAACAATTGAACAACTGACAATCAATACCTTCCTCACCTGTCAACAATGGACAAACTGACAATCAGTACCTTTCCCACCTGTCGCCTATAAAAAAACTGACAAGCAATACCTTACTCACCTGTCATTTatggaacaactgacaatcaatACCTCACTCACCTGTCAACTACAGAACAACCGACCATCAATACATTCCTCACCCGTCTACAAAAGAACAACTGGCAATCAATGCCTGCCTCACCTgtcaacaaaatattttgaacaacTGACAATCAATACCTTCCTCTGTGTCAAAAAATGGAACAACTGGCCATCAATACCTTTCTCATGTGTCATAAATGGAACAACTGCAAACCAATACCTTCCTCACCTGTCATTAATCGAACAACTAACATCAATGCCTTCCTCACCTGTCATTTatggaacaactgacaatcaatACCTTCCTCACCTGTCAACCTATGAAACTACTGACAATAAATGCCTACATGTACCTCACCTGTCAACAatggaacaactgacaatcaataccttacTCACCTGTCACTAATAAAAACAACTGACAATCGATACCTTACTCACCTGTCACTAATAAAAACAActgacaatcaataccttacTCACCTGTCACTAATAAAAACAActgacaatcaataccttacTCACCTGTCACTAATAAAAACAACTGACAATCAATGCCTTACTCACCTGTCAACAACAGAACAACTGACAATCAACACCATACTCACCTGTCATTAATGGAACTACTGACAATCACTACTTCCTCACCTGTTAACAAAGGAACAACTGACAAACACTGCTGTCTTTACCTGTCATAAttggaaaacaaacaaacaatgccTCCCACCAAAGTCAACAATACACCAACTATAAAACGACTCCAAATTAATTGTGTACATCATACTATTAAGACATTTTGACATATAGTAAGAAAATAAGTAGAGTAAGAGTTGATGTAAATGTTACCTATGTGTGACTGATAACTCTAACGTAAAGCATGATCACCACATTCAATAGTACAAAACAGCCAGCTAGTCTCATCAAATTACTAGGTGTAAGCACATGTTACAAAACCGAATGTGATCAAGTAAGTATTTTGGAAATGATGCTTGCCCTGAGCACAATTTTGGTTGCCAATTTGTATTCCCCTGTAGTTGTGTCTGTAGTATGAAATGATAGTACAACAGAACTGTTTTTGAAAGGCATTTTAACAGGCAGTAAAGGGTTGCTAACAGACAAAAGGGATGACACACAAGTAGTGTCTGCAGTAAGAGGGTTGCTTACAGACATGAGAGACGACAGACATAAAAGATGACATATATGAGAGATGACAGACAATGAATGTCTGCAGTTAAGGGTTGGTAACAGACATGAGAGATGACAGACAAGTAGTGTCTGCATTAAAGGGTTGCTAACAGAAATGAGATATGGCAGACAAGTAGTGTCTGCAGTTAAGGGTTGCTCACAGACATGAGAGATGACAGACAAGAAGTGCCTGAAGTAAAGGGTTGCTAACAGACATGAGAGATGACAGACATGTACTGTCTGCAGTAAAGGGTTGCTAACAGACATGAGAGATGACAGACAAGTAGTGCCTGCAGTAAAGGGTTGCTAACAGACATAAGAGATGACAGACAAGTAGTGCCTGCAGTGAAGGGTTGCTAACAGACATGAGAGATGACAGACAAGTAGTGCCTGCAGTAAAGGGTTGCTAACAGACATAAGCGATGACAGACAAGTAGTGTCTGCAGTAAAGGGTTGCTTACAGACATGAGAGATGACAGACAAGTAGTGGCTGAAGTAAATTGTTGCTAACAGACATGAGAGATGACAGACAAGTAATGTCTGTAGTAAAGGGTTGCTAACAGACATGAGAGATGACAGACACGTAGTGGCTGTAGTAAATGGTTGCTAACAGACATGAGAGATGACAGACAAGTAATGTCTGAAGTAAAGGGTTGCTAACAGACATGAGAGATGACAGACAAGTAGTGTCTGCAGTAAAGGGTTGCTAACGAACATGGTAGATGACAGATATGAGCGATGACAGACATGTAGTGTCTGCATTAAAGGGTTGCTAACAGACATAAGAGATGACAGACAAGTAGTGTCTGCATTAAAGGGTTGCTAACGGACATGGTAGATGACAGATATGAGCGATGACAGACATGTAGTGTCTGCATTAAAGGGTTGCTAACAGACATAAGAGATGACAGACAAGTAGTGTCTGCATTAAAGGGTTGCTAACAGACATGAGAGATGACAGACAAGTAGTGTCTGCAGTAAAGGGTTGCTTACAGACATGAGAGATGAAAGACAAGTAATGTCTGCAGTAAAGGGTTGCTTACAGACATGAGAGATGACAGACATGTAGAGCTTTACTACCAGTATATAGTTACCTGGTGGCTTCAAATATTCTTCACAGGATCCAAGAATAACATTGCGGTCTTTATCTGTGCATAAAAATAAACCTGAAAAAAAATCTAGATTTATTATATCAAGTGGTCCAAAAGGGCAtagttatatgttttatattgattgaGAAAAATACATTGCTTAATAAAGGCTATATATTTACCACAAGAGGTTGGACAGTTTTAACCAcagggaaatatttatttgaatgcaCTTTGCAAAAGGACTATtatatcacggtgcctataccatgTGAATTCACAATTCACTCTTAAGAAACACAAGTAACCCCTAAAACAGGACCAATTTTTCAAGGGGGCATcctttgaacaaactttgtatcAGACCACCTTATTATGTAAAACACCAAACATCAAACCCCAAGGTGTTTCTGAGAAAGGTTTTTAAGTATTGATCTTATAAATCTTGTTAGTCTTGTGACCCAGCGCTATgtccagttttgaccccaggtgcatgattttattttattagaaTGCCACTGGACGATATCACACACCAATTATTAAAGCCTTAACACTTGTGGTTAAAGATATTTTTTCAGTTTCTATTTCAGGAATCTAATATGAGCTTCTGTGGCATGCATATGCATTGGAACACAAGGATTTGAACATCTTTGTAAGAGGGTCATCCAAGGATCATACCTGTGAAGGTTTGTTAATATCCTTCAAGGGGTTATGGAGGAGaatttgttaaagaaaaaatTAATGCAGGCACCACATGCACTAACAGACAATATTCAACATAGAATACTGTTTAGGTAAGCTAAATTTCATATGTGACCACATAGGAATCTCTCTTATAATAAGGTTTGAAATAAGCATTGGTGGTTAGCAGATGTAGCTTGAATGAAATATTGATAAAAGACAACAAAAAGTGCTCAAAAAAGTTCGCCATAAATATAAAAATCCAAGCAATAAAATTGAAGTCATTTCCAAACAATCTAGGTTATTTCTCAAGTATTAATTGGCTCTATTTGGAGAAATGTTTGGTATCCTGAAGGTGAAAGCAAGAAAAACTAgtgtttaaacacttaaaatcctACCTACCTATTAATGTCCGGCCATCTGTCATTTTGATCTTCATACTCTTATTCAACCATGACTGAAGTAGTTCTTTTCCTGTACAAGCTCCTGcagaaatacatgtaatgcatttAAACATTGTCCATAATTTTAGTATAAGTTCAAGATACATGTATGTGGACAGTAATTCCAGACTTCACctattattttgtataacacaAGAAAAATGGCAATTCCACAAAACCCAGTTGATTGAGAATGctattatttgatttaaataattgAGCAATCCCAAGCACAACCTTACaaaacaaagtaaaacaaaattactTGGAAAATAGTCagtaacagtgactttgacctcaATCCAATCCCATTGTCCCAACATTCAATGCTGAGGAAGTAACTGCATTAAATCTCCAGCTATTGAGCAGCATCAATTTGTCTATTTCACTGTTTAGTGATATTGACACAACCAGTCCCACATTTAACTCAAGCtacatacaaacacaatttcagcCCAATATCTCCATCCACACTCACTATATTGAGCAGAAACTGTCATtttatgttaaccctttcccactcagaagtaaaaagaaaatggctatgtgcaaacagcatgaaaccagaacagtctTTGactaacttgcagtctgttaaggttttatgctgtttgcagctcatcagtatcttagggttggaaatgaagccttgaacaCTTGAATATAGTctgaaaggtctttaataaaattaaactttctaagggactacaaattcgtctaaatacgtatctaagtggtaaagggttaaaagttACAGTGAACATCAGCGACTGACCATAATGTTTACCCGAAATGAACCGCCACGCTAGGTCTGCATATAAGAAACCTACATACACAATTGCAGTTAAGTT from Dreissena polymorpha isolate Duluth1 chromosome 5, UMN_Dpol_1.0, whole genome shotgun sequence harbors:
- the LOC127832219 gene encoding N-alpha-acetyltransferase 38-B, NatC auxiliary subunit-like isoform X2, whose protein sequence is MNKSLKENFLSSGACTGKELLQSWLNKSMKIKMTDGRTLIGLFLCTDKDRNVILGSCEEYLKPPGEGGKKEEPRILGLAMVPGHHIVSIQVDALRDVKLL
- the LOC127832219 gene encoding N-alpha-acetyltransferase 38-B, NatC auxiliary subunit-like isoform X3; the encoded protein is MLQVQMCGACTGKELLQSWLNKSMKIKMTDGRTLIGLFLCTDKDRNVILGSCEEYLKPPGEGGKKEEPRILGLAMVPGHHIVSIQVDALRDVKLL
- the LOC127832219 gene encoding N-alpha-acetyltransferase 38-B, NatC auxiliary subunit-like isoform X1, which translates into the protein MTFPGACTGKELLQSWLNKSMKIKMTDGRTLIGLFLCTDKDRNVILGSCEEYLKPPGEGGKKEEPRILGLAMVPGHHIVSIQVDALRDVKLL